The Thermoanaerobaculia bacterium genomic interval CGGCAGCGGCACCTCGACCGGCGTGCCGGTGATCGGTTGCGACTGCGCCGTCTGCCGCTCGGAAGATCCGCGCAACCGTCGAATGCGGCCGGGGCTGCGGCTGGAGGTCGCCGGCGGCTCGATGATCATCGACACCTCGCCCGATTTCCGCGAGCAGGCGCTGCGTTTCGGAATCGACAAGGTGGACGCCGTGCTCTACACCCATTCCCACGCCGACCATGTCTTCGGTCTCGACGATCTCAGGATCTTCAACTTCCGCCAACGCGGGTCGATTCCCTGTTTCGGCTCCGCCGAGACCATGGGCCGGATGCGGCAGATCTTCACCTACGTCTTCGAGGGCGGGCAGGAGGGCGGCGGCAAGCCTCGGCTCGAGCTCAATGCGGTGCGGGCCCCGTTCGATCTGCTGGGCGAGCGCGTCGTCCCGGTGCCGGTGGGCCACGGCGAGATGGAGGTCTTCGGCTTCCGGGTCGGCCGGTTCGCCTGCGTGACCGACGTCAACTTCATCTCCGAGGAGAGCTTCGGCCTGCTCGCCGGCGTCGAGCTGCTGGTGCTCTCGGCCTTGCGCTACCGGCCGCATCCGACGCACTTCAGCCTTGCGGAGTCGATCGCGGTGGCCCAGCGCATCGGTGCCCGCCGCACCCTGCTGACCCACATCGCGCACGACATCGACCACGGCCGGCTGCTGCTCGACCTTCCTCCCGGCATCGAGCTCGGCCATGACGGGCTCGTGGCCACCGTCGATTGAGCCCGGATCGGCGGGCTCGATGATCGAGATACCCGCTGGCCGGCGGGCCTCCGGCCGCCTGCGCCCGCCCTCGTCGAAGAGCCTGACCCATCGCGCCCTGGCGCTCGCCCTGCTGTCACGGCAGCGGACCGTCGTCCGGCAGCCGCTCGCGGCGGAGGACACCGACCTGTTTCTCGGCGCGCTCGCGACGCTGGGCTTTCACTGTGAGCGGACATCTGGAGACGCCGAGGCTGTCGTGATCACCCCGCCGGAGCGGCTGCCGCGCGCAGCGACGATCGCCTGTGGCAACGCCGGGACGATGTTCCGTTTCCTGGTGGCGATCGCAGCGACGCTTCCCGGGAGCTTCCGCATCGACGGCATCGCGCGGCTGCGCGAGCGCCCGATTCGCCCGCTCACGCGCGCCCTGCAGAGCCTCGGAGTCGCGATCGACTTCGAAGGCGAGGAGGGCCATGCGCCTCTCGTGGTGCACGGCGGCCGTCTGCCGGGAGGCCGCGTGCGCCTCGACGCCTCGGCCTCGAGCCAGTACCTGTCGGCGTTGCTGCTCGCCGGGCAGTGCGCCGAGAGTCCCCTCGAGGTCGAGGTGGCGGAGCTCGCTTCCGCGCCCTACGTCGGGCTGACCCTCGACATGATCGAGCGCTTTGGAGGCCGGGTCGAAACGGTGGCGGACCGCCGCTGGATCGCGCGCCCGGGAGGATTGCGCGGCGGTGACGTCGAAATCGAAGCCGACTTTTCGGCCGCGGCCTATCCGGCGGCTGCGGCGGCGGTGAGTGGCGGAACGGTGCGGATCGACGGCGCCGCGCGGAGCTCTCGGCAGGGCGACCGGCGCCTGTTCGATCTCCTCGCGGAGATGGGAGCGAAGGTCTCGTGGAGCGCCGACGGGGCGACGGTCGAGGGCGGCTCCGCCCTGACCGCCGTCGATGCCGACCTCGGCGACATTCCCGACCAGGTGCCGACGCTCGCGGCGCTGGCCCCGTTCGCGCGCGGCACGACGCGCATTCGCAACGTCGCCCATCTGCGCATCAAGGAAAGCGACCGCCTGGCGGCGATGACCTGCGAGCTCCGCCGCGCCGGCGCCGAAGTCGAGGAGCTCCCGGACGGACTGGTCATCCCTGGCCGGTGGGCGGAGCGTGCGCCCCCGGACTCCTCCGTCGTTGTCGACCCGCACGGGGACCACCGCATCGCGATGGCGATGGCGCTCGTCGGCCTGCGCCGCCCCAACCTTGCGATTTCCGATCCGGCCTGCGTCGGGAAGTCCTATCCCGGCTTCTGGCTCGACCTCGGACGGCTGCTCGCGGGCGGCGCATGAGCTCGGGCGCCGAGCGCCTGGAGCATCCGGCCTTCGTGCCGGCGACCGGTCGGCCAATCGACGCCGCGGCCTGTACCGACCGCGCCAAGCTCGGCGTGCTGTTGCAGGGTGCGGCGGTGCTCTCGCTCTGTGACGGTGCCGGCTGGTCGCTCGTCCGGGGTTGGGAGAGCGCCGCAGTCGACGGCTGCGGCAGGCTCTCCGGGCTCGAGGCGCGGCCGGGCCGAGACTCCCGGCCGGCTCAGGAGAAGCTGCGGGAGCTCCTCCTGCGGCTCTTCCGGGCGAAAACCCGGGTGGCCGGCCGCGGCGAGGGGCGGAGCGCGGCCCGGGAGCTCCTGACGGCGTGGGAAGGGGCGCTGGCGCCGATGTCCTCCGACGAGGCGGTGGGCCGCATTCTCGCGGCCGCGGAGTTTCTCTGGGAGCCCGAGTTCAGCTTCGTTCACCAGGCGTTGCGCGGCGGCGTGGTGCGCGAGGGCGTCGTGCACTCTCGTGTCGCCGGGCCGGCCGCGGTGCGTCAACGGCTCTTCGGACCGTCCCGACACGACGGTCCGTCCGGCTCGTCGGCCTCGCCCGGCAGCGCCGAGGCCCGGGCTCCCCTCGCCTCCCGTCCCTCCGCCTCCGACCTGTGGCGCCAGGCCGAGGCGCTCTTTGCGCTGGGGCGCTTCGAGCAGACGAAATTCCTGCTCGCCGGGCGGGAGGACAGCGCAGCGCTCGGCCTCCGCGGCGCCTGCTGCCTGCTGCTCGGCGAGCTCGCCGCAGCGCGGGAGATCGTCCACGCGCTGGCAGCCCGGCCGCTGACCGGCGCCGAGCGCATCGCCGCAGGCGACCTGGCGCTGCGCGTCCTGGCGCTCTCCGGCGAACCGGACGGCG includes:
- the aroA gene encoding 3-phosphoshikimate 1-carboxyvinyltransferase, whose product is MIEIPAGRRASGRLRPPSSKSLTHRALALALLSRQRTVVRQPLAAEDTDLFLGALATLGFHCERTSGDAEAVVITPPERLPRAATIACGNAGTMFRFLVAIAATLPGSFRIDGIARLRERPIRPLTRALQSLGVAIDFEGEEGHAPLVVHGGRLPGGRVRLDASASSQYLSALLLAGQCAESPLEVEVAELASAPYVGLTLDMIERFGGRVETVADRRWIARPGGLRGGDVEIEADFSAAAYPAAAAAVSGGTVRIDGAARSSRQGDRRLFDLLAEMGAKVSWSADGATVEGGSALTAVDADLGDIPDQVPTLAALAPFARGTTRIRNVAHLRIKESDRLAAMTCELRRAGAEVEELPDGLVIPGRWAERAPPDSSVVVDPHGDHRIAMAMALVGLRRPNLAISDPACVGKSYPGFWLDLGRLLAGGA
- a CDS encoding MBL fold metallo-hydrolase; the encoded protein is MSTIAGPVPAQALRGPSLPALRLTMLGSGTSTGVPVIGCDCAVCRSEDPRNRRMRPGLRLEVAGGSMIIDTSPDFREQALRFGIDKVDAVLYTHSHADHVFGLDDLRIFNFRQRGSIPCFGSAETMGRMRQIFTYVFEGGQEGGGKPRLELNAVRAPFDLLGERVVPVPVGHGEMEVFGFRVGRFACVTDVNFISEESFGLLAGVELLVLSALRYRPHPTHFSLAESIAVAQRIGARRTLLTHIAHDIDHGRLLLDLPPGIELGHDGLVATVD